A stretch of the Orcinus orca chromosome 1, mOrcOrc1.1, whole genome shotgun sequence genome encodes the following:
- the METTL18 gene encoding histidine protein methyltransferase 1 homolog: MAFQFNFTIEDHLEDELTSLGDGALALDSSKESSVSERQKGTHRDKKRSTEQFDLLQDHLWEHKSAGNAGPSQDTDSSLNAANSSSSLEPHEKQPCFRVAKEHAMPKDLKKVLENKVIETLPGLQHMSISVVKTILLKENFPGENIISKSFSAHSDLITGVYEGGLKIWECTFDLLAYFTKAKVKFAGKKVLDLGCGSGLLGIMAFKGGAKEIHFQDYNSVVIDEVTLPNVVANSTLEDEENDVNEPDVKRFRKSKVAQALCKFRFFSGEWSEFCKLLLSSEERFEKYDLILTSETIYNPGYYGPLHQTFLRLLDKNGRVLLASKAHYFGVGGGTHLFQKFVEDRNVFEMRTLEIIDEGLKRFLIEMNFKYPS; this comes from the coding sequence ATGGCTTTTCAATTTAATTTCACTATAGAAGACCATCTGGAAGATGAATTAACATCCCTTGGAGATGGAGCTTTGGCCCTAGATTCCTCAAAAGAGTCTTCAGtctcagaaagacaaaaaggTACACATAGAGACAAAAAACGTTCTACAGAACAGTTTGACCTGCTTCAGGATCACTTGTGGGAGCATAAGTCAGCAGGAAATGCAGGTCCCTCTCAAGACACAGACAGCTCACTCAATGCAGCTAACAGTTCAAGTAGCTTGGAGCCACATGAAAAACAGCCCTGCTTTAGAGTTGCCAAAGAGCATGCTATGCCTAAAGATTTAAAGAAAGTGTTAGAAAATAAAGTCATAGAAACATTGCCAGGTCTCCAGCATATGAGCATATCAGTAGTGAAAACCATCTTGTTGAAAGAGAACTTCCCTGGAGAAAACATCATTTCAAAAAGCTTTTCTGCTCACTCTGATCTGATTACAGGTGTTTATGAAGGAGGTTTAAAAATCTGGGAATGTACCTTTGACCTCCTGGCATACTTTACAAAGGCCAAAGTGAAATTTGCTGGGAAAAAAGTGTTGGATCTTGGTTGTGGATCAGGGTTGCTGGGTATAATGGCGTTCAAGGGAGGTGCCAAAGAAATTCATTTTCAAGATTATAACAGTGTGGTGATTGATGAAGTAACCTTACCTAATGTAGTGGCTAACTCCACTTtggaagatgaagaaaatgatgtAAACGAACCAGATGTGAAAAGGTTCAGGAAATCAAAAGTAGCACAAGCACTATGTAAATTCCGGTTCTTTTCTGGGGAGTGGTCTGAGTTTTGTAAGCTTTTACTAAGCAGTGAAGAACGTTTTGAAAAATATGATCTCATTCTTACCTCAGAAACCATTTACAATCCAGGTTATTATGGTCCTCTGCACCAAACATTCCTTAGATTGTTAGATAAAAATGGACGGGTGCTTTTGGCCAGCAAAGCACATTATTTTGGTGTGGGTGGAGGTACTCATCTCTTTCAGAAGTTTGTTGAAGACAGGAATGTATTTGAGATGAGAACACTCGAAATAATTGATGAAGGACTAAAGAGATTCCTAATTGAGATGAATTTTAAGTACCCCAGTTAA